From the genome of Bubalus bubalis isolate 160015118507 breed Murrah chromosome 2, NDDB_SH_1, whole genome shotgun sequence, one region includes:
- the PPARD gene encoding peroxisome proliferator-activated receptor delta isoform X1 — MEQPPEEAPEARPEEEKEEAAKAEGAPELNGGPEHSLPSSSYTDLSQSCSPLSLLDQLQMGCDGASCGSLNMECRVCGDKASGFHYGVHACEGCKGFFRRTIRMKLEYEKCERICKIQKKNRNKCQYCRFQKCLALGMSHNAIRFGRMPEAEKRKLVAGLTANEGSQHNPQVADLRAFSKHIYSAYLKNFNMTKKKARGILTGKASHTAPFVIHDIETLWQAEKGLVWKQLVNSLPPYKEISVHVFYRCQCTTVETVRELTEFAKSIPSFGDLFLNDQVTLLKYGVHEAIFAMLASIVNKDGLLVANGTGFVTREFLRSLRKPFSDIIEPKFEFAVKFNALELDDSDLALFIAAIILCGDRPGLMNVSQVEAIQDTILRALEFHLQANHPDAQYLFPKLLQKMADLRQLVTEHAQMMQRIKKTETETSLHPLLQEIYKDMY, encoded by the exons ATCTCTCCCAGAGCTGCTCTCCACTCTCACTGCTGGACCAACTGCAGATGGGCTGTGACGGGGCCTCGTGTGGCAGCCTCAATATGGAGTGTCGGGTGTGCGGGGACAAGGCGTCGGGCTTCCACTACGGCGTTCACGCTTGTGAGGGATGCAAG GGCTTCTTCCGCCGGACGATCCGCATGAAGCTGGAATATGAGAAATGTGAGCGGATCTGCAAAATCCAGAAGAAGAACCGCAACAAGTGCCAGTACTGCCGCTTCCAGAAATGCCTGGCACTGGGCATGTCGCACAATG CCATCCGTTTCGGCCGGAtgccagaggcagagaagaggaagCTGGTGGCGGGGCTGACAGCCAACGAGGGGAGTCAGCACAACCCCCAGGTGGCCGACCTGAGGGCCTTCTCCAAGCACATCTACAGCGCCTACCTGAAGAACTTCAACATGACCAAAAAGAAGGCCCGCGGCATCCTCACCGGCAAGGCCAGCCACACGGCG CCCTTTGTGATCCACGACATCGAGACGCTGTGGCAGGCGGAGAAGGGCCTGGTCTGGAAGCAGCTGGTGAACAGTCTGCCCCCCTACAAGGAGATCAGCGTGCACGTCTTCTACCGCTGCCAGTGCACCACGGTGGAGACCGTGCGTGAGCTCACCGAGTTCGCCAAGAGCATCCCCAGCTTTGGAGACCTCTTCCTCAACGACCAGGTGACCCTGCTCAAGTACGGCGTGCATGAGGCCATCTTTGCCATGCTGGCCTCCATCGTCAACAAGGACGGGCTGCTGGTGGCCAACGGCACCGGCTTTGTCACCCGGGAGTTCCTGCGCAGCCTCCGAAAGCCCTTCAGTGACATCATTGAGCCCAAGTTCGAGTTTGCCGTCAAGTTCAACGCCCTGGAACTTGATGACAGTGACCTGGCTCTCTTCATCGCGGCCATCATTCTGTGCGGAG ACCGGCCAGGCCTCATGAACGTGTCTCAGGTGGAGGCCATCCAGGACACCATCCTGCGCGCCCTCGAGTTCCACCTGCAGGCCAACCACCCGGACGCGCAGTACCTCTTCCCCAAGTTGCTGCAGAAGATGGCCGACCTGCGGCAGCTGGTCACGGAGCACGCCCAGATGATGCAGCGAATCAAGAAGACCGAGACCGAGACCTCGCTGCAccccctgctccaggagatctacaAAGACATGTACTGA
- the PPARD gene encoding peroxisome proliferator-activated receptor delta isoform X2 encodes MGCDGASCGSLNMECRVCGDKASGFHYGVHACEGCKGFFRRTIRMKLEYEKCERICKIQKKNRNKCQYCRFQKCLALGMSHNAIRFGRMPEAEKRKLVAGLTANEGSQHNPQVADLRAFSKHIYSAYLKNFNMTKKKARGILTGKASHTAPFVIHDIETLWQAEKGLVWKQLVNSLPPYKEISVHVFYRCQCTTVETVRELTEFAKSIPSFGDLFLNDQVTLLKYGVHEAIFAMLASIVNKDGLLVANGTGFVTREFLRSLRKPFSDIIEPKFEFAVKFNALELDDSDLALFIAAIILCGDRPGLMNVSQVEAIQDTILRALEFHLQANHPDAQYLFPKLLQKMADLRQLVTEHAQMMQRIKKTETETSLHPLLQEIYKDMY; translated from the exons ATGGGCTGTGACGGGGCCTCGTGTGGCAGCCTCAATATGGAGTGTCGGGTGTGCGGGGACAAGGCGTCGGGCTTCCACTACGGCGTTCACGCTTGTGAGGGATGCAAG GGCTTCTTCCGCCGGACGATCCGCATGAAGCTGGAATATGAGAAATGTGAGCGGATCTGCAAAATCCAGAAGAAGAACCGCAACAAGTGCCAGTACTGCCGCTTCCAGAAATGCCTGGCACTGGGCATGTCGCACAATG CCATCCGTTTCGGCCGGAtgccagaggcagagaagaggaagCTGGTGGCGGGGCTGACAGCCAACGAGGGGAGTCAGCACAACCCCCAGGTGGCCGACCTGAGGGCCTTCTCCAAGCACATCTACAGCGCCTACCTGAAGAACTTCAACATGACCAAAAAGAAGGCCCGCGGCATCCTCACCGGCAAGGCCAGCCACACGGCG CCCTTTGTGATCCACGACATCGAGACGCTGTGGCAGGCGGAGAAGGGCCTGGTCTGGAAGCAGCTGGTGAACAGTCTGCCCCCCTACAAGGAGATCAGCGTGCACGTCTTCTACCGCTGCCAGTGCACCACGGTGGAGACCGTGCGTGAGCTCACCGAGTTCGCCAAGAGCATCCCCAGCTTTGGAGACCTCTTCCTCAACGACCAGGTGACCCTGCTCAAGTACGGCGTGCATGAGGCCATCTTTGCCATGCTGGCCTCCATCGTCAACAAGGACGGGCTGCTGGTGGCCAACGGCACCGGCTTTGTCACCCGGGAGTTCCTGCGCAGCCTCCGAAAGCCCTTCAGTGACATCATTGAGCCCAAGTTCGAGTTTGCCGTCAAGTTCAACGCCCTGGAACTTGATGACAGTGACCTGGCTCTCTTCATCGCGGCCATCATTCTGTGCGGAG ACCGGCCAGGCCTCATGAACGTGTCTCAGGTGGAGGCCATCCAGGACACCATCCTGCGCGCCCTCGAGTTCCACCTGCAGGCCAACCACCCGGACGCGCAGTACCTCTTCCCCAAGTTGCTGCAGAAGATGGCCGACCTGCGGCAGCTGGTCACGGAGCACGCCCAGATGATGCAGCGAATCAAGAAGACCGAGACCGAGACCTCGCTGCAccccctgctccaggagatctacaAAGACATGTACTGA